The Deinococcus misasensis DSM 22328 genome has a segment encoding these proteins:
- a CDS encoding ABC transporter permease, whose translation MIRNPNPPKPQSFPWKNLLDQSGTLLVLVLMVVLFSIFRPAFGTFDNLMLIGLAASVVAIVAAGQTFVILTGGIDLSVGSVVGLSGVIAAGLMKGSFGYASQSFTPLNPWLAILVGILLGAFVGFLHGILITRLKLPPFIVTLGTLSALKGLALTLTSGSPIQGLPETIKWISDGTVLRVPVPTLIALSVFALCALTLKYTRFGRYVYAIGGNEEAVKLTGIHADRVKIGVYMLSSVLSALAGMILISRLDSGIFTNGVGYELTAITGVVIGGTSLAGGLGSIWGSLVGVLIMAVVNNALVHFSVNPLLNEVVIGCLIVLAVTLDRLRHKN comes from the coding sequence ATGATCCGCAACCCCAACCCGCCCAAACCCCAGAGTTTCCCGTGGAAAAACCTCCTCGACCAATCCGGCACCCTGCTGGTGCTGGTCCTGATGGTGGTCCTGTTCTCCATTTTCCGGCCTGCCTTTGGCACCTTCGACAACCTGATGCTGATCGGCCTTGCCGCCTCGGTGGTGGCCATTGTGGCAGCCGGGCAGACGTTCGTGATCCTCACCGGAGGCATTGACCTCTCGGTGGGATCGGTGGTGGGCCTCTCTGGGGTGATTGCTGCTGGCCTCATGAAAGGCAGCTTCGGATACGCCTCCCAGAGCTTCACCCCCTTGAACCCATGGCTGGCCATTCTGGTGGGAATCCTGCTGGGAGCATTTGTGGGCTTCCTGCACGGCATCCTGATCACCCGCCTGAAGTTGCCGCCCTTCATCGTCACCCTCGGGACCCTCTCTGCCCTCAAGGGACTCGCCCTCACCCTCACCTCGGGATCACCCATTCAGGGCCTGCCTGAAACCATCAAATGGATCAGCGACGGGACCGTGTTGCGCGTCCCTGTGCCCACCTTGATTGCCCTGAGTGTGTTTGCCCTGTGCGCCCTCACCCTCAAATACACCCGCTTTGGACGTTACGTGTACGCCATCGGAGGCAACGAAGAAGCCGTCAAACTCACCGGGATTCACGCAGACCGGGTCAAAATTGGCGTGTACATGCTCTCCAGTGTGCTGTCCGCCCTTGCAGGGATGATCCTGATTTCGAGGCTGGACTCGGGCATCTTCACCAACGGGGTGGGCTACGAACTCACCGCCATCACCGGAGTGGTCATCGGAGGCACCTCCCTTGCCGGAGGACTCGGGTCGATCTGGGGATCACTGGTGGGGGTGCTGATCATGGCGGTGGTCAACAACGCTCTGGTGCACTTCTCGGTCAATCCCCTGCTCAACGAAGTGGTGATTGGATGTTTGATCGTGCTGGCCGTCACGCTGGACCGGCTCAGGCACAAGAATTGA